GAAACCAAGGAAGAGTACCCAATGGTAAAGCACTGATTAATAGCGCACTAGATGGGGTGGGTAAGCCGATGAATTTATCAGTCTGGCGAGTATCCACATTGAAAATGGCCAAGCGTAATGCCGAAAATGCCGCGATCACGAAGGCCAGATAGGGAATCCAGGTACCTTTTACCTCCAGCGCACTTTCTATCAGGCCAAACATAATAAAGGAAGGCAGCACCCCAAAGCTTACCATATCGGCTAGGGAGTCGAGGTCGCCCCCAATAGAAGAGTATGCTTTTAGTGCTCGGGCTACTAAGCCATCGGCAAAGTCTAGCAAGGCCGCAATCCAAATAAAGTAGGCGGCCATCTCCAAATCGCCTCGGGTAGCCGCTACAATGCCAAAACATCCGCTGAGCAAGTTGCTGAGCGTAATGGTATTAGGAATATATTTGGTGAGGTAGGTCAATCTTTTTTTGGCAACTTATCAACTTGTTAGCTGGTTTACAAGAATATGACAAAAGTAGATGTTTTAGTGGTTGGGCAGGGCTTGGCCGGTACCGCGCTAAGTTACTATCTGATGCAAGCCGGCTGCCGCGTTCAAATCATCAACCATAGCAAACCCGAAACTGCTTCGCGAGCCGCCGCCGGATTGTACAATCCAATTACCGGGCGAAAGATGGTAAAAACCTGGTTGGCCGATAAAATTTTTCCAGAAATTGAGCCGTTTTACCGCCAATTAGAGTCGCTCACCCAGCAACGGTTTCTGCACCCAATGCCCATTTATCGGCCTTTTCTCACCAATGCCGAACGTTCTGACTGGAGTATTCTGGCTCCTCAGTCTATCTATCAGCCCTACATCAGTCAGGTATTTCAGCACAGCAACTTTGGCGACTATATTAATGATCCGCTGGGAGGTATTCTACTTCGGCAATCAGGCTACGTAGATTTGCCAACACTTTTATCGGCAATGCAGCAGTATTTTCGTGAGCAGACTGTATACCAGGAAGAAATTTTTGACGTTACACGATTACGACTAGAAAAAACAGGGGTTCAATACGGAGATTACCACAGTCGTTGGCTCATTTTCTGCGATGGTGCCGACGGATACCGCAATTCTTTCTTTCGTTGGTTGCCTTATCAGCCCGTGAAAGGGGAAATACTCTTGATTGATACTGAAAAAAAGAGTAACATCGTCTTCAATAGAGGAATATTTGTGATGCCATTCGGTGATAAGTATAAAGTAGGTTCTACCTACGACCATCAGGATTTAACGTTTGCCCCTACTGAAAAAGGGAGAAACACTTTGCAGAACAAACTGGATAA
This region of Tunicatimonas pelagia genomic DNA includes:
- the pssA gene encoding CDP-diacylglycerol--serine O-phosphatidyltransferase yields the protein MTYLTKYIPNTITLSNLLSGCFGIVAATRGDLEMAAYFIWIAALLDFADGLVARALKAYSSIGGDLDSLADMVSFGVLPSFIMFGLIESALEVKGTWIPYLAFVIAAFSALRLAIFNVDTRQTDKFIGLPTPSSALLISALPLGTLPWFQMLIASPGFLIILALVDAYLLVASIELLAFKFKNYSWADNQLKYIFMILSIILFVLLRSVAIPVVLVLYIIVSVIVSTKSTRDPTTE
- a CDS encoding NAD(P)/FAD-dependent oxidoreductase, whose protein sequence is MTKVDVLVVGQGLAGTALSYYLMQAGCRVQIINHSKPETASRAAAGLYNPITGRKMVKTWLADKIFPEIEPFYRQLESLTQQRFLHPMPIYRPFLTNAERSDWSILAPQSIYQPYISQVFQHSNFGDYINDPLGGILLRQSGYVDLPTLLSAMQQYFREQTVYQEEIFDVTRLRLEKTGVQYGDYHSRWLIFCDGADGYRNSFFRWLPYQPVKGEILLIDTEKKSNIVFNRGIFVMPFGDKYKVGSTYDHQDLTFAPTEKGRNTLQNKLDKLLTTPYRVVNQWAGVRPATRDRRPFIGMHPNHKTLGIFNGLGTKGVSLAPYFAQHFTRFLTESATLHPETDIQRFESFYHAVS